ATACGTCTCAATTTGTTGTCATACCAAGGCAAATTGTGTCTTGTGGTGGCTTTCTTTTTAGGAATATGTTTAATCATGAGGTCGGAAAGGACATGTTTAAATGTGTCCCAGTTTTCCTGGACAGGATGAGCATTGATGTTGCAGACGAAGTCAGAGCTGAAAACCATCAGCTCCTCCTTTAAGGATTCCATATTTGCCTTAGAGTACAAAAAAGATTTctcttttggctgttttttactGAACTGGCTGAAGGCTGCTTGTAATCCTTACAATGTCATGATCACTTGATCCCAGGCCTGGGAGAGTGTCAACTTCACAAATCTGCTCAGGATTTGTTGTGAGGAACAGATCAAGGGTATATTTACCTCTTGTGGGGACGAGGACCATCTGTTGTAGATGGTAGCTTGTACAAATGTCAAGGAACAGTTTACATTGAGAGGCAATTGGGCTACCAGTTTTCACGGTGAGTGTGGACCACATTATGTCTCTGAGATTAAAGTCACCAGATAACCAGATCGTAGATGGCTTAATGCGGAGATTGTTAATTTTTGCTAACGATTGATCAAGAGCAACGAAGGAGTCACGCGAAGTGTTGGGGTTGTAGTGCGCACCAACAAAAGGGGGCTTACTGTTTGTCATCTCAACTCGAACCCACAGTAATTCTCGCGTCAACTTCCAAATCATCAAGTCGCAGGGCAGGAAGAGCTTTTATGGCAATCAGAACACCACCGTGGCTGTCTAGACGGTCCTTTCTGAAGACTGTATAATTCTCAGGGAAAAATTCACATGATTTAATGGAGTCGTTTAACCATGTTTCTGTTCCAATTACAATGTCTGGCTTTTCAGTTTCAAGTAACACCTGGAAGTCTGCGATTTTCTTTTAATACTTTGAAAATTCAGGTTAAGAACCTTAAGGTTATTTAAAGTAGTCTTTTTATCTTATCCTTAAACAGCGGTCTTTATGATTGAGGTTTTGGACCACTCTGAAGAGGACGGGGTAGGTTGTTTTTACATGTACTTGATCTGGTTTGAGGCGTGGATGTAGCTGTGGGACTACTACAAGTCTCAGCGGAGATGGAACCAAAGCTCGAGTTTGAGCTAATACTACTACACGTGCTTGTCAAACCTTGAGTTTGTGATGAGTTTAAATTTTCAGTATCATCGTCTGAACTTGATAGGCAATCAAATGAGTTTTCATCAACAGGTATGCCCATGTAATGAAAGAAGGAATCAGTAAATGTGGGCAAACCACAATTTGTGCAAATCCATGATGCACTGGAGTTACCAAGCTGTTCATAAATTGCAGAACTCATTCCCATGCATTCAACATGGAACCAAATGTCGCAGTTATCACATTGGACACCTCTATCTGGGAAATAACCCACTTCGTCACAGCACACACCACACTGTGCACTACTAGTAATATCATGAGTAATATTGTCAAAAGAGTCTGAGTCTGGCTGGGGAGGCCCAGGATTTGGGTTTATATCCCCTCCTAAGGTTAATAGTAAAGCATGAATCCAAATCAGTTTTTAACTTTGGAAGACGTCAGCATCCGAAAAAATGTTTTTCGTGGAAAGAACATCTGAGCAGCGTATCCATACAAGGCACTAACATCGTTGGTCTGCACAGGTAAAACAAGTAATTTTCTACTTACAGTTCCTCGCGCTTGAAAAGGTCTCAAGGGCACTTCAGAGGTCAGGGATAGCAGTAAAACATACGTGGCACAACAAACATACAGGTACATCtcagtggtatgcaaaatgtaaacaacaCGAGAGCAAACAAGATGGCTGCTGGCAACTTCCGGTACGGGTTTAGAATTTCAGTGACGttataatccaagatggcggcacGTTTAAAATACACTTGGTAAGATGAGGCATAACTTGGTTAAAAGACACATCCAAAAGTTTTACGGTGCAACAAAAGAATGTAGAAAGGCTAAGCGGGCTTATGGTATCGTGGAGTCAATCCAGTAGACCTCGACTTTATCGCAAAGGTGATGAATGCGAAGTAAATCCAAGTAGCCAATCTCCAACGTAAAATACACACAGTATACAAATCCAATACAGCGGTGCAAGAAATTTGTTAAAAATCACACTTTAAAATCGCTAAAAAGTTTAAAAGTCCAGCAAATAGGACGAGAACATCAATAAATATCCGTCGGATGAAGGATGGGTGAAGATGAACTCAAATTTTAATCGaaataaatggataaaaaacagcGAGCTTCCCCGCAAAAAATTTCGCGTCCAATCCAGTCGAGGTCAGAGGTATGATATCTCTGATAATATATTTCCGGGTCATGTCAGTCGATTCGCAGATTGTCTTTTTGTTGAATTCAGAGAATTCATGCTAAATGTGGCGGGTGCCATGTTAAAAATCGGATTCAACATGTGTGTACTGTGCAGTAAAAACTAACTGTAGCTGGCAAGAtgtaaaaactgtaaaaaatttaaaattgcctAGGAATGATGCAAGTGAACTGTCGTACATTCAGAATTACTGATGATCCAAGATTATATAGGCTACGGACCACAGAAGAGGGCACAGTCTGACTTCGCCCAGCTTGAAGTCAAGTACCTCATTGATATACAAAACTTGTTCGTtcattttttcagattttcaatTAAAATGCCATGTACCGGTACTTTTCTTTTTCCCCATACAGGCATATTAGATTGTAGCAGCTAAGAGAACCCCATTTGGTACCTTCGGTGGTAAACTCAGTAAATTACACAGCAACTGATTTATGTGAGATAGCAGCCAAAGCCGCCTTTGCTGCCGGCAATATCAATCCAGAGATAGTGGATAGTACAGtgattggcaatgttgcccaggtAAGTGAAATAATAAAAAGCAATTTTTATGTATTTCCACAAAAAATGGACTTTGTTTTGCccacaaaatgttattttcactCTCAGATACAaaaatatgtccccttttaattttgagccaaacaaatgttCATTCAAGCACCTACATCGCCAATGTGTCAATCGTAAACTATGTCGTGTCGATCAGTTTAATGTGACAGGAACATTCCATAGATTCATGCATGGACATACTAAATAAGATGAATAAAGAATGAACATCCATTTATAGTGTTCCTTTGTTTTAttaacaatgacagattttgtcataaatacagcACCTaaggtcttgatttttgcaaagtACCGGTATATTCATTTAAGTGCATTACaatcaaaattttggggaaaaatgagGGCAACCGCCTCAGCAAATGGGTTTAAGCTAggtgcacaattaaaaaaataggTTTACTTGGTGACCAATTTTTTTATGGTTGGTCAAGTAACAGCAAATAATGTATGAGCCTCTCTGGATTGTCCTTAATTCTGATTGCATATTGTCCTATTTACAGACCGCAGCAGATGCAGCCTACATAGCTCGTCATGCAGCCCTTCGTAGTGGTGTATCCCAAGACAAGCCAGCCTTGACTGTCAACAGGCTTTGTGGCTCTGGCTTCCAGTCTATTGTTAACGGCATACAGGTGAGCATtggctagtagtagtaaataGTTGCACTGACTGACTCTCTATAGCCTCATCATCATGTAATGCTATGGGAGGTCTGCCATATTGAATTGCTAcgattatacaaaataatgcacacatactgagacgTTGATcatgatgtgtctaatgcattgACAGCCCCAGGGGAGGGGAGGGTGCTGTGCATCAACATCTCACATCAACATCTCGGTACAAGTGCaccattttgtacaatttctcgagctaCAAGTAATACACAGACTTTTTTAACttatttcaaaaaaaagaaaaaaaaggatttctgctatttttataacaaaattgtcacaaaaaatataaataccTCAATCCTATGAACGCATCCGAAACCACCGCTCGTGGTGCGCAGCATGCACGGCAATGGATTTATACACAATCAATACACTACTGGTAGTTTCTAATGTTCGCTCTGGTTGGTCATCACTATTTTAGAGTGTATGAAGGAAAATCAAAACAGTGTACTTCTGGCAGGTTTTGATGGATATTGGACATGATTAGTGTCTAAATGGTCAAAAAGTAAAGTTGAACATTGCTTTCAACATATGGAACAAGCTAATAATGTATACACTTAAAAAACATATGTATGCATAAATATTAACAAAAGATATCAATCAGTTCTTCAAAAAGAGACtgagaaacatgtttattttatatgtcacataattatgtgtttgttcatttatttGCAGGAAATATTGGTAGGGGATTCTGAAGTTGTCATGACGGGAGGAGCAGAGAATATGAGTCAGGCACCGTACACTGTGAGAGGGACTCGATTTGGTACCAAACTTGGTGTTGATTACAAGGTAATGTGATTGTACAATGTTTtataatgaatattcataatgtGAAATAACCAATAGGAGCtggcagtgggctattccagtctaaatccatacaccctctatggaagacatgacttaaatccacactgggggtgtagatttcaaatggaatcacccattcaggtaacaggTAACcacttttgaaattcatactccctgtttcgaagattaaggtcatgtcagggggtgtatggatttcaactggaatagtctgaTGAAACAGAAGTGCATCCCATTCATTGACATAGCAAtagtcaggcatgagaattttcaattttcgtcaaaatttccgcgactttatttaatttcagcctatttttggtactttttgcccaatttcacagtcacacattttcaggttttttttaggaaagtgcagtctcatgcctgaataATACATATAGGTGCATTATTTAAACCAGTTTTTTTGCATACCAGTAATGTGGCTAGCTTAATCACCAGGGTCTCTGGTTCAATATAATTGCAGCTTTTTAAGAGCTAATTAAAACATGCTTTTATGACCACTGTCAATTATTTTTATCTTTTCATCACAATGCACTCATTTGTGGTCTTGctctttgaaaaataaaatagtgtGTACTGGTATTTTAATTGAACTACAACAGTAGCGTACTTTTAAGCCTAAAAAAGTGTTGTCACACCCAAGTGTATTACCCCTCCCCCTTTTTCAATGTTGACTCCCCATTTTACAATGTTGATGTGGACTGCGCTGTAAGCTTTTTCACCTTGAATGATGGGGTGGGGAACTGAAGTGAGGAAGGGGGAAGGATGTACCTTGAAAATGTAGTATCAAAAATATTTAGCTTATACCCTTCACCATGATAGTTTGCACTGGAGGgacaaataattttgtttgagTATTGTGGCCATGAACCTCTATAAACAATGCACTGCAGCCCTGTGTGAATTTATCATTACAAGACAGATGCAGTATATCCTTTGTAAGTTTAAAGTTAGTCTCCTTTTCGTTTCACCATATAGCTTGAGGATACATTATGGGCCACATTAACAGATGCACACATCCAGACTCCAATGGGTATCACGGCAGAGACGTTAGGTGCCAAATACGGTGTAACAAGGGAGGATTGTGACCAATTTGCTCTGCAATCACAACAGAGGTGGAAAGCTGGTAAGGAAATACTGAACACCACAGTTACGTATTATAGAACATCAAGCTAAGGCTTGAAGGTAACAAGAGAAAGCATATAGAATATGTGTAGATTGATATCAAAGGGATgtataaaattgtattatatttatattttcatgtttaCTTACAGCTAATGAAGCAGGTGTATTCAAAGAGGAAATGGCCCCTATTGAGATGAAATCAAAGAAAGGTGTCCAGGTGATGGACACAGATGAGCACCCGCGTGATGCAGACCTGGCAGACCTAAAAAAGTTACCACCAGTATTCAAAAAGGAAGGTTTAGTCAGTGCTGGCAATGCATCGGTGAGTAGAAAACTTGATTGTTTTGGTGATTATAAGGTAGAAAACAATGTATGAGCAAATCAACACTACTAGCtagaccatacaaaaccatacagcacGAAGCAACTGCAAGACtatgcatcccacatgatccgATTACGTAATCATACATATAGGCACAAAACTGTTGGCTGGGTCCTGGACACACACATGGCTTGCTATGCCTGTTCTACTgtttggcacccgaggggtcagtAGGTCAATTCTCCAGATTTTAAgtgattttggctaaatttgaaaaaataggaattgACTCAAGGAAGCttttaattgcatttatattttcataggtCTTGCGATTCTTGAGTTAAAGCcagtaatatatcaaaacaaacgaTTTGCATGTTTTTCCCTCCTAGAAATATCATGCAAATGGGGTGCAAAtaacagcgttcgaaattttggttgtccggttgcccgggacaactaaaaaagtcgccggacaaccaaaaatactgattcggttgtccgccggacaaccataaatctagccaaaagtcacatttgtaggcctacggataACCAAAatcttagacggacaaccagaaattgtaatctggttgtccgtgggacaaccatttatttttcctaaattcgaacactggcaAATAACACCACTTATATCAAGCCTTAGGTTCTTTTATATTGAATTCGTACCAttcatcttgtgtgtcagctttatttgtctcaatatttgagtaccAACacagctaggtcatgctcccaTTCGACCCAAATAACACAGATGTTGTGTTTTATccatatttaccaataaataaaaTGACTGTTTGTGTATTTTCAGGGTATATGCGATGGTGCCGGTGTAGTAATCCTAGCCAGTGAAGAAGCTTGCAATAAACACAACCTGACACCACTAGCACGGCTAGTCAGCTACCATGTATCAGGATGTGATCCACATATTATGGGTATTGGACCTGTGCCTGCTGTACAGAATGCATTGCAGAAGGTGGGAATGAAACTAGAAGACATGGATTTATGTGAGGTAAGGGTTGAATTACTGACACCCATAGACTAGTAATAAACAGATGATGTACAAACTGGTAAAGGTCAGCAGCATCAGATAACGAGAgccaatcgttccatgaagtgtGAGAGACGTTACTGCTacatttatgctggtttcatactttcatgtcgcttgccactgagcggcatgacgcatgAGCAGTGCAGCCAAATTGACTCAATCAAAGCATatgattggctgatacgtcatgctgcttgccgcagtGGTAAGCGGCATGCAAGTATGACAGGGGCATTTCTCTGCCTGTTTCAGGGTATTTTTCAAAGTGCATTTTTGACATCTTTGGGTGGTTTGTTAGACACCAGAGGTGGGATGTttgaccctcatgaatatgcacaaATTCTGATTGCATACAAATCACAGGGGTTTTGGTTCTTTCAGTCTTTCTGTACCTCTTTAATATATCGCTTTCAGGCATGATATAGTTTTAATCTCCCTGCTAAATCCAGGCCTGATGAATGCCCACTTTCTCACTGTGTCTGAGCGGCCAATCAGTGAGAGTGTTCAGTCATGACTAGATGAGATTACAGGTTGAAATGGTTAATTTTATACATACAGATTTTGATTGGTTTGAGATAAATAGTAACATATATTTCTTGTATCTTGTTAAGGTTAATGAAGCTTTTGCAGCCCAGGCTATCGCTGTCTCTAAAGAGCTTGGATTTGATCCTGCCAAGACCAATACAAATGGTGGTGCCATTGCTCTAGGCCATCCAGTGGGTGCATCAGGCGCTAGGATATCAGCTCATCTAGTACATGAGCTTAGGTGAGTATTGTGATATCAAAGTTgcccctatagacgaatccaatttcacgcattcctacacctcaatggggGCCGTAGCTGGGTCCCGGttggctcaatctcacctaaaatgtgaaatgatgcggccttggagggtattttaaactgcattctatcacccgtgttacacgtagacaaaagaatgatgacagtttacaacacaaaagaatctaacatcgatttttaagcggctttaatccacccaattgggcactcataacaccagtttggtgttgcggggacccaataatggccgaccaaatcctgaccatgacttggcttgttggattcgtctataggttagAAGGTGTGGAGAGCCCTGTGCATAACACATGGTAAATCAGCCATCAGTGATAATGGCACTTTGAGCTTGAGTGTTACCTAAATTTCCACATTTTGTAATCAATCAAACACACATTTGCAATCACAGTGTTCCTGCTGCATAGCGAAATAATCCCAAGGTACACTCATTTGCCCTCTACGAGCTGCACTAAACAGCAGAGTCATGACTCTCTAGTAGGCTTTCCTCGTACATATGCTGAACACATACTCAAGACTAAAGCCTATGCCAATTCTGAGCTTGAAATTCCATAAGCTTTTGGTAAATTGAAATCACAACCATTGCACAGTGAACTTGAAAAGGTTGAAACTGTTATATTTGAAGCAATTTAGCACTTGCACAGGCATTTGTATGTTTACCACTTATTCCCCATGTGGGGATAGCAACTCGGCCCTGTAAGAGTTTGTCTACTCCATTCAAAAAAATAGAAGCGTGCATAAAGCAGGTGGTAGTGCTATGTTGTTACTATTACATACATCTTTCAAATCTTCTCCCAACTTCACCAATCAATGGTAATGTGCAAACCAATGTTGAAATGGCTTAATTGCAATACCTCCCAAGTAAATAGAATTAAAGATTACCTTCTCAATGTTAAAAATGTGTTCTCCTTTGTTCATAATATAACCTGCAATCATTAGATCCCAATCTGAAATAATCATGATTCTAtgtctattttattttttcactttaCAGACGACGTAACTTAAAACATGCCGTTGGATCTGCTTGCATAGGAGGAGGACAAGGCATAGCATTGATATTTGAAAACACAAATTAAGACAACTCAACCACTCCATGTGTTGTTACCAAAACTACAACCTTTTCATAAATTCAGAAGGATCTCTGCCCTGTTGTGAACCTTAAACATGCAGTTACATGTGAAATGATTCATTTGATTCCATTACAATGTGTGTATGTCATACTATAAATTTCATATTGTCAAAACCAAATAGTTTACTGACCTGACAGGGTTGAACCATCTTGGGCGATgtccatcttcagagtgatgcaACAAAATCATTTGATCAACTGGAAAGATGCCCAAGTCCTCGAGAAGGATTTTAATTGGGGAGCCCAGATCTGGATAAGGAAGAGCActccaaacaccatgaacagaaaCAAGGGGACCCATTGCCTTTGTCAtggatatgtgacacgatctggtccatgggggccaaaggaggcatttttgaaaattaggccatcatttactgaaaacaccaaaggcctagcatacttggttctaaagttatgaagttttttgatgtctattttcttatgtattttattgttttttaactccatatttttaccttcatctcagtttcaaatttgccgcctttggcccccatggaccagatcgtgtcacataatgaTCTGCCTCCCTTTGTTTAGAAGCTGGATCGAAAAAtatcactctgaagatggccatcgcCCATGGTCGAAACTGTTAGTTGGTTTTTAGTAAAATGTTTGGTTTTGACCAGATGAAATTTACACTAGTATGAGattctacaaacctaatgaacccaTTCAAGAATGTGTGTGTATGCTTTGAATATTCCGTATATAAAAAGATTATATATATTTGTACACCTCGCAGAAATGGAGAAGAAGAATTAGGGCTCTGTGCCAGGAATAATTGGGGCTATGTTTGCTTTGCCCTGAGTGTATTCAGAACTAATTGCTGCTTGTACATGCCAATTGTAGACTATattctatatatctacctcgagtcaccagtactagctttgaagttcaacgTTGTTTCTTGCATGTACATACGCGCCATGCACTTTGATCGCGCACATAAAATTATGTACACACTACGTAATGCTAAGCTAACACAGagcacgctgaacttcaaagctagtgatgttgactcgaggtagatatatatacTTCATGTATAGGTGCAATGCTTCCTAGACCTTTTCAGCAGCTGATTGGAAATTATTTCAGAAAGATGTCACATGCCAAAacattcaaccaatcaatttctgACCACttgaatgtgtatgaaatgatatTACTAGCTATTTTGTCAACAATAAAAGGGTTGAATTTCTGAACAAGTTTTATTTGCCTTTtaagtttataattatttattttattattcaatTTGCATTTCTACCTATTCCACTATCTTACCTTTAGCACATCAATGCAATCTAAATATTAAATATAAGGAACAGGCCCATAACCAAGATTACCAGTGAAGCAGAGTGAATGTAGGGTCTCTCGCTCCCTGAATAACTTTCCTAGAAAAATGTGTACGAATTGCAtgaaaatttggcattttgaagctaaaatggtcaaatattacatgattttttttttcaaaacacttaTTTGTGTAACATTTGGGGTATGATTGCATGGATCCCATTGAATATTggagggatttatcccccatccctgGGATATCTCTATGCCCTCCCCCTGGACTGGGCCTTGTATGTGACagaatctggtccatgggggccaaaggcggcaaatttgaaactgagataaaggttaaaaatatggagtaaaaaataataaaatacataagaaagtagacatcaaaaaacttcttaactttagaaccaagtatactagacttttggtgttttcagtaaattatagcctattgtatgtataacgtaataattacagtaactcaattttcaaaaatgcctcctttggtccACATGGACCAGATAATGTCACTGTTGTCACATATAAGCTTGTGTGTGCAATGCATGTACTATGTAAGATACCAGATGTCATTGTAAGAGGCACCTATTTTGGTACACATGCATGACAGATAATCTATGACATCCCAAGTATCATCCATGagacatttagagaataaatgataggattttgtcttttgcctatacaatatcgtgtcataatggatgggctggccaatattttgagtagtggatgcggcagccgtatccactacgataaaatattggccagcccatccattatgacacgatattgataggcaaaagacaaaatcctatcttttattctcattcttattcagttttaatgtaatttttgcgagaaaaactgccctttttcagaaaaaaaaaagttacttttgtgaggacatccccgttgtttgaaatgaacgaaaccatcacgaacatctaagccgccgaatcgcgttcttagttctcgcacgtgtattacgcgaacgcatattcgcgatcattgaggagcaacaagcgtgcacgccgttgcgtggcggcgcagccctgacaaatatcactatcaactattgtgagatattatacacccgaaaaccaatcaaattacgtgaattctttacaagacgcacccattgaataagaattagTCATATGCACACCTGGTATGCAAATTATATGCATAATGTTGTAGCAAAAACTAGCAATAAACATCTGTGACATGAATAAGGTCAAATTGATTTATCCATCTGTTTTTAGTTCATTTTACAGCAGCCATAAAATATTTGGAGCTGCAAGTCTAATTTTATCTTCAGTATGTTATAACCTTACAATGGGCATGAATATTGAAATtaaattgttttaacattttaatgtaaTATGCCGATTGCGACTATCCACCGCAAAATGTGCAAATTGTCACTTTATTGAGGTATGGTCCAATGTACATTGTAGGTTTCTGTAAACAATATATATTAAACTGGGGTGTTAATCTGGAAACGCCACAATATTTTAAAAGCTGTTAGCATGATTAAATGCGATAAATGACAGATGCTTCTGGAGGGTTGTCCAAATTGTTTTTGAATTGACTTAGTCTTTCTCCATATAAATATTAATCATCCACAACACAATGTGTCGCCTTTGGCATTTTGTATTGAGATGTATATGATTGTCAGTGgctgaaaaaaattaaatttgcatAATGAATAATGCAACTGGTTTGCGCCAATGAAATTTGTGGTTGTCTCATTATGCAgagtttttttaaattcaattaggCCTGTTTTGTCTGTGTTTTCCATATAATTCGTCGTCTTGAAAGATATACTTATTTCATTGGGCAGGAACTGTGTATTACGTAGCACTATGATGTgcgtctaaaaaaaaaaaaaaaactctcgTTAAAGGTCAGGTCAGGAAAAATGTATACTGAATTGCAtgaaaatttggcattttgaagctaaaatggtcaaatattacatgatttttttttttcaaaaactcttaTTTGTGTAACATTTGGGGTATGATTGCATGGATCCCATTGAATATTggagggatttatcccccatcccctggATATCTCTATGCCCTCCCCCTGGACTGGGCCttgtatgtgacacgatctggtccatggggccagaggcgcaaatttgaaactgagataaaggtaaaaatatggagtaaaaaacaataaaatacataagaaagtagacatcaaaaaacttcataactttagaaccaagtatacaagacttttgatgttttcagtaaatgatagcctattgtatgtataacgtaataattacagtaactcaattttcaaaaatgcctcctttggtccACATGGACCAGATAATGTCACTGTTGTCACATATAAGCTTGTGTGTGCAATGCATGTACTATGTAAGATACCAGATGTCATTGTAAGAGGCACCTATTTTGGTACACATGCATGACAGATAATCTATGACATCCCAAGTATCATTCATGAGGCATT
Above is a genomic segment from Amphiura filiformis chromosome 17, Afil_fr2py, whole genome shotgun sequence containing:
- the LOC140137320 gene encoding LOW QUALITY PROTEIN: 3-ketoacyl-CoA thiolase, mitochondrial-like (The sequence of the model RefSeq protein was modified relative to this genomic sequence to represent the inferred CDS: deleted 1 base in 1 codon), giving the protein MVACTNVKEQFTLRGNWATSFHAVFMIEVLDHSEEDGIVAAKRTPFGTFGGKLSNYTATDLCEIAAKAAFAAGNINPEIVDSTVIGNVAQTAADAAYIARHAALRSGVSQDKPALTVNRLCGSGFQSIVNGIQEILVGDSEVVMTGGAENMSQAPYTVRGTRFGTKLGVDYKLEDTLWATLTDAHIQTPMGITAETLGAKYGVTREDCDQFALQSQQRWKAANEAGVFKEEMAPIEMKSKKGVQVMDTDEHPRDADLADLKKLPPVFKKEGLVSAGNASGICDGAGVVILASEEACNKHNLTPLARLVSYHVSGCDPHIMGIGPVPAVQNALQKVGMKLEDMDLCEVNEAFAAQAIAVSKELGFDPAKTNTNGGAIALGHPVGASGARISAHLVHELRRRNLKHAVGSACIGGGQGIALIFENTN